The segment TCTGCGGTTGAAATGGGGCAAAAGCGACCGAGTTGTGATGTTTGGGATATATGTTCTAAGCAATGAGTGAGCTCATATTCAAGCGAATTCATCCAACGGGCGTCATTTCGTACGGGAGACTGGCGTTGCAGTATCAAACAGCAATCTGGTCCTAGGGAGCCTGCAAAAGAAGTGTCGAACTGCAAAATTCTATACTTTCATCACTCTGTTGGCACTGGAGGCGCTCCGCGCAGTTTGGCATATTTAATAGCTGGACTGGATAGAACCAAATACGATCCGGTGGTTGTAGTTCCGAAAAAGTCCAGCAATGCATTCGTCCGAGAGATTTTTGAGGCTGCCAATGCGACTGTACTTGAACATGTGGATATTCAGCCGTTTCATGGATCTCAGGTGGCGCCATACCATAGTTTTCGAAAAAGGGCACGTGCGCTTTGGGTATATCCAAAACTCGTTAGGGCTGCGAGGCAACTTGTTGGCGATGTCAAGCCAGACATCGTTCATTTGAACTCAACTTGCCTGGTAGGCGCGGCAAAGGGGGCACATCAGGCGATAGCAGGGGTGCCTACAATTGCTCATGTGCGTGAGCCATTGTTGGAGAATTGGTGGGGCAGGAATCTTGCGTCCTTGAATCGAAAACATGTTGACTATTTTATCGGTATCGACCAATACGGTATCGATTCTCTCCAACTAAAAGAGAATGACGCATCTGTTATCTTCAATTTCGTCGACAGGAAAAAATTCGCGCCGGTAAACGAGGAGGTTCGAGCAAAGTATCGAGAGAGCTTTGGGTGGAAGCCAGGCCAAACAGTGTTTCTCTCTCTTGCACGAATCGAGCCATACAACGGGGCTGCAGAGTTAGCCGAACTTGTCGGTGAATTGGACTCTCGCCTCGATAGATCGGCAACGTTTGTTTTTGCAGGCTTTCGCGAGACAGATACCGCGTATCAAACCCGAGCACGAACGGCAATTGGACTTAGTTCGCGATGTCATGCGCTCCAGTTCACTGAGGATGTTGTCAAAGCAATCAATGCCGCAGATGTGATTGTAGTGCCTTATATTACTCCCCATAGTGCCCGCAGTGTTTTCGAAGCTGCGGCAATTGGGAAGCCAGCACTCGTCTCAAAAGTTCCAAATTTGGAAGAGCTGGTAGTAGATGGCAAGACGGGATTGGTTTTTGATTGGAAGTTGCCGGAATCCATCGTCGATCTGGTTAATCAATTGTGTTGTCCCATCCGTGAAACGCTGGGGACTGCAGCGTTTGAACGTGCCGCAGCAGAGTTTGATCAAGTTACGAATACGCTTAGAACGGAAGAAGTTTACCGTAAGCTTTTGCACTTGGAGGACAGCTGATGAACACCTCCATCGTTGGGGAGAAACTCATCATTTGCAGCGGGATGAAACGGTCCGGCTCTACATTGCAATTTAATATTGTCAGAGCGCTCTTGGCGGCAAATTCGATTGATTTTGAAAACTTAAAATACTTGCCGGGAGATCAACTTGGATTGCTCGCTAAAAGCAGGCAGCTTGGCAAGCCTGCGTTGCTGAAATGTCACGAACTCGAAAATGTCGTAAGTCTCGATCTACCCAAGATAATTCTATATACCGTTCGAGATCCTCGCGACGCTTACCTGTCTGCAAAACTAAAATGGAACAAGGATATCGGAGATCTTCCAGAGATTGTTGATGCATTCGTCTGCAGTTATCGTTTAGCCAGC is part of the Mariniblastus fucicola genome and harbors:
- a CDS encoding glycosyltransferase family 4 protein → MSNCKILYFHHSVGTGGAPRSLAYLIAGLDRTKYDPVVVVPKKSSNAFVREIFEAANATVLEHVDIQPFHGSQVAPYHSFRKRARALWVYPKLVRAARQLVGDVKPDIVHLNSTCLVGAAKGAHQAIAGVPTIAHVREPLLENWWGRNLASLNRKHVDYFIGIDQYGIDSLQLKENDASVIFNFVDRKKFAPVNEEVRAKYRESFGWKPGQTVFLSLARIEPYNGAAELAELVGELDSRLDRSATFVFAGFRETDTAYQTRARTAIGLSSRCHALQFTEDVVKAINAADVIVVPYITPHSARSVFEAAAIGKPALVSKVPNLEELVVDGKTGLVFDWKLPESIVDLVNQLCCPIRETLGTAAFERAAAEFDQVTNTLRTEEVYRKLLHLEDS